The Desulfurella sp. DNA window TGGTTTTAAGCCTAACTTAGAGTATTTTTCAATAAAACCAAGTAACTTTTGCCCTTTTGTTTTATCATCTTTAAAATGCTCAAGTAAATACAAACTGCAAGATGGCGTTAAATCAAAAACAAAAGTATAGTGTTTTTGCTGATCTAATATGTCTATTTTTTCCATATAATCTAAAAGTGGCATCAAAAAATCCAGCTTATTTTCAACCGCAAATACTCTAAATTCGCTAATTTGATTTGTTAATTCTTCGCCTGGATATAAAAGCAAAACACTAAAAAACTTTAAAGTCTTCATTTTTTATTATGCTTTGGCTTTTAATTTTAAATAATATGCAATAGCAATTGAAACTACAGCAAGCACAACAAACACAATAAACCCTTTTGCATAACCAGCGCTTTTATATACTGCAACAAATTCCCCCATTATAGGCGGTATAACAAAACCACCAAACGCACCAAGTCCACCTACCCAGCCAGCAGCCCCGCCAACCGCGTCGCTTACGAGTTTTGGCACAAGTTTAAATACGGCTGCATTATTTACTCCCATGCCTATTGCAAGTATAATTTCTGATAAAATTGCAAAACCGATTGAATTAGCTAAAAATAAACCTAAAGCACCAATACCCATAAGCGCAAGTGAAATAATTGCTGTATTTGCACCACCTATTTTATCGGCAATAACACCGCCTGCTATACGAATAGCAGAAGTCAAAATAGAGTAAGTGGCAGTCAATAGCCCAGCATATACAAGGCTTAAATTAAAATAAGACTTCCAATATGTAGGTAGCCAAGCAGTTAAAGCAACAAAACCACCGAATGTGGTAAAGTATAAAATTACAAGCAACCATGTATTAAAATTTTTAGCAGACAAAGTCAGACTTTCAACAAGGCTTTTTGATGGAAAGAGTTCTTGTCCTAAACTTTTTGCTTGCTCAATGGCCTTTTTTTCATCCAATCCTTTTTGTCTTAATTGAAAATAAGGCGCATTTTTACCTGTTGCATAGTACAAGATTGTTCCTATTACCAAAAAACCTAACCAGATAAGATAAGAGTTGAATAAACCCAGTTTGTGTAGGGCTATTGGTAACAAAAAAGAGAAAATACCAGGCGCTAGATTACCAACGCCAGCATAAGTTCCCAAAGCAAAACCTTGCTTTTTTTGCGGATACCAGTATGAAACCTGACTGATTCCAACAGAAAAGGTAGCAATACCGCTTCCACTGAGCAACCCAAACAACAATAAAAGCTCATACACACCGCTTCTTAAGTTATTAAACATAACCATGTATATAACAATTGATAAACCTAAAAGTCCAATAATAGCAATCAACATTAAAATCAAAAACGGTTTTCTGCCACCTGTTGTATCTACCCATGCAGAAAATGGTATTCTAAGAAGTGATCCAGATAAAGCAGGCATTGCAACAAGCAGACCTACCATCTGGGGTGTTAAGTTCAAAATGTCTTTGAATTTAGCAGCAGTTGGTCCAAAAAGTGCAACAGCAGCAAAGCCGAAAAAAAATCCCAGAGTTGCGCCGAATAAACCCTGAGCGGGTGTCCCTTTAATATCGTTCATTACTAGCCTCCAAAATTATTATTTAAAAAGCCAACAGTGCCTTGTTTTTTAAAATTATCCTGGTGAAATTCACTGTGAAGTGTTGGTATAACATACCTATCTTCATATTTTGCAATAGCTAAATATCTATACATATCTTGAGCTTGATTTATGCTTAATCCCGCTTGTTTTAGCACATCGTCATCAGTTATACCTTCTACATTCTTTTTCCTAAAAAATGCCCTCAAAGCCATAAGTTTTTTTAATGCTGATACTATTGGTTTTCTATTTGAAGCACACAAAAGATTTGCTAAATAATCAACAGGCAAGCTTAAGTCTTCAATATTGCCAAAAACTTCATCACTTTGAAATAACTCAGTTTTGTTTACAATTGGCGACAGTGGCGGTATATAAAAATTCATTGGTAGTGTTCTAAATTCCACATGTAGACCAAAAGCAATTTTCCATTCAACCACCATCTTGTAGACAGGTGAGTTCTGTGCGGCTTCTATAAAATTTTCTGGTATACCATCTTTTCTGGCTTGCTTTATGACATTTTCATCAAAAGGATCTAAAAAGACACTTAGCTGCGCTTCATACAAATCTTGTTTGTTTTGAGTCTTTGCAATTTGTTCGATTTTATCCTGATCGTATAGCAAAACACCAATATAGCGAATCTTTCCAACACAAGACTCGCTGCATACTGTAGGTTTTCCTACTTCAAGCCTTGGGTAGCATAATATACATTTTTCTGACTTTCCTGTTTTGTAATTGAAGTAAATCTTTTTATATGGACATGCACTTACGCACATGCGCCAGCCTCTACATTTATTTTGGTCAATCAAAACAATACCATCTTCATCCCTTTTGTATATGGCAGCAGACGGACAGCTTGCAACGCAAGCTGGGTTTAAGCAATGATTGCAAAGCCTTGGCAGATACATCATAAATGTATTTTCAAATTCTGAATAAATCTCTTTTTGCAAGTTTTCAAAGTTATAATCTTTTGAGCGATTTTCAAATTCACCGCCAAGGTCATCTTCCCAGTTTGGACCCCATTCTATTTCTATCTCTTTTTTCGTAATAGCTGATATTGGTTTTAGAGAAGGAAAATACTCTTCGTTTGATAATTTCAAATACTCGTAATCAAACTCGAAAGGCTCATAGTAGTCCTTTAATTTTGGCAGATTAGGGTTTGCAAATATATTTAACAAAATCGAAGTTTTTGATCCAAGGTTTAGTTTTAATTCATTGTTTTCAAGTTTCCATCCACCTTTGTATTTTGATTGGTTTTCCCAATCTTTGGGATATCCTATGCCTGGCTTTGTTTCTACATTATTAAACCATGCATATTCAAGCCCTTCCCTTTTTGTCCACACATTCTTGCATGTTACAGAACAGGTATGGCAGCCAATACACTTATCCAAATTTAGCACCATTGAAAGCTGAGCCTTTACCTTCATAATTGCCCCCTTGCGATTGTTGTTTTTTTAGACCATGTAGGTTTTTGCAACTTTCTTACAACAACAAAATCATCTCTGTTCGAACCTACAGTCCCGTAGTAATTAAAAGAATAAGATAGCTGGGCATAGCCTCCTATCATATGAAGCGGATTTAGCAGTATTTTGATCACGCTATTGTGCACACCGCCACGGTTTTTGGTTCTTTCTGAGATTGGTGTATTTATAACTTTATCTTGAGCATGATACATAAAAGCACTGCCTTTTGGTATTCTTTGGCTTACAACTGCCCTTGCTAGCACAACACCATTTTTATTGAATGCTTCAACCCAATCATTGTCTTTTAAACCTAAAATTTTAGCATCAGACTCACTTATCCATATATGCGGCCCACCTCTTGAAAGCGTCTGTAATGTTAGCAAATCTACATATGTTGAGTGTATCCCAAACTTTTGATGAGCTGTACTCCATTTTAGTGTAAGCGTATTGTCTTCTTTGTTTATATTTGATAAAGATTTTGCATCAACTAAAGGCTTATAAACTGCAAAGTTTTCACCAAATAGCTGCATCCACTTGTGATCCTGATAAAACTGAATTCTACCTGTTAGTGTTCGCCATGGTATAAACTCATGTACATTCTGATAATTAGCGCTATATGGTATTTCTTTTGACTCAATACCACTCCAGATAGGCGAAGTAACTGTCCTTCGAGGTTGGATTTGTAAATCAACAAATCTTAAGCTGTAATCAATTGGTGGCCTTATATTGTTGTGCAAGCTGCCTGTTTTTAAAGATAAATTATCAAATGCTTTATGCGATACTTTTGCATTTGTTTCGGGTGCTAACTCTAAAATCGCCTCGCATACTTCTTTGGCGTTTTCTATCTTAGTTTTATTATCAATTTCACCATTTAGCTTTTTTAAATACTCAACTTCTTCTTTTGTATCCCATCTTACACCTTTTGCACCATTGCCAAGTTTTTCTAACAATGGGCCAAGTCTTGTATACTGCTTGTAAACATTCGGATAATCCCTCTCAATAATGCTTATCGTAGGAAAATTTTTACCTGGAATAATCTCTGTGTTGTCTACTTTCCAATCTTTTGGTTCAAATGCTTGACCAAGCTCTGCAGGTGTATCATGCATAAGGGGTGAAAGTACCAATTCTTTTTGAACACCTAAATGATCTTTGGCAAGCTCTGAAAATTTTTTTGCAAGCTCTTTAAATATATCCCAATCATTTTTGCTTTCCCATAAAGGATCAAGAGCTTTGGAAAAAGGGTGTATAAATGGATGCATATCAGTTGTACTTAGATCTTCCTTTTCGTACCAGCTTGCAGCAGGCAAAACTATATCCGAATAAATACATGTGGTAGACATCCGAAAATCAAGCGTTACAAGTAAATCAAGTTTACCTTCAACTGAATTTCTCCATACAATTTCTTTCGGACGCTTGCTTTCATCAATTTCTTTTGCTAAAACGCCAGATTTTGTACCAAGCAAATGTTTCAGGAAATACTCATGACCTTTAGAGCTTGCTCCAAGTAGATTTGAACGCCACACAAACATATTACGCACAAAATTTGCTGGATTATCTGGGTCTTCAAAAGCAAATCTTATCCTGGACTCTTTAAGGTTGTTTATTAAATAATCTTTTGGATCAAGATTTTGACTTTGAGCGTCTTTTATTATTTCTATTGGGTTTTTATCCAAATACGGTGTAGCTGGAAGCCAACCCATTCTAACAGCCTTTACATTAAAATCAGCTGGTGAATAGTCCTTGTATGTATTTTCCGCCAAAGGTGATAATAAATCACCTATTTTTACATCTTCGTATCTAAACTGATCTGTATGAAAGTAATAGAATGAAGTTGAATTCATTTGCCTTGGTGGTCTATACCAATCAAGCGCAAATGCAATCGCACTCCATCCTGCAAGCGGTCTTACCTTTTCCTGACCTACATAATGAGCCCACCCACCGCCGGATTGACCGATACAGCCGCACATTGTAAGCATATTTATCACGCTTCGATAAATTGTATCGGTATAATAGTAATGATTAACTCCAGCACCAATTATAACCATCGATTTACCTTTTGTTAAAAGAGCATTTTTAGCAAACTCTCGTGCAATTTTAATTACAATTTCTTTTTTAACGCCTGTGAATTTTTCCTGCCAGGCTGGCGTGTATGCACAATCATCATCGTAAGTTTTAGCCGTATTTAAATCGTTTAAGTTTCTATCAATCCCATAGTGAGCTGCTAATAGATCAAATACACTTGCTACTATATATTGATTGCCTTTTTTGTTAATTTTTAGTGCCGGCACTTTTCTTTTAATAATTGAATTGCTTGTAAAATCAGCAAAACCAACTTCTACTATATCACTTGCTATGTCAATGAGGCTAAGTTTTGGGTCTATATCTTTATTAGCTAAAGAGTCTTTTAAATGCAAATTCCATTTGCCATTATTTTCGTATCTAAAACCTATACTGCCATTAATTATTGCAGTCTGATTGGTTTTATTGTCAATTACAACAGTTTTCCAATCATCTTGTTCCAAAGAATCATCAATTATATCAGATGTTCTCAAAAATCTATCTGAAACAAAATAATCACCTTTATTGCGCAAAATCACAAGATGTGGCATATCGCTGTATTGCTTTACATAATTGTTAAAATACTCATAACTATTGTCAATATGGAATTCTTTAAAAATTACATGACCCATAGCTAGTGCCAATGCAGCATCACTGCCTGGTCGTGGTGCAACCCATACATCGGCAAACTTTGATGCTTCACTAAAGTCTGGCGATATGACAACAGTTTTTGTCCCCTTATAGCGTACTTCTGTGTAAAAGTGAGCATCTGGCCTTCTGGTTTGAGGTACATTGGAACCCCAAAGCACTAAATATGTAGAATTATACCAGTCTGCAGATTCTGGCACATCTGTTTGCTCACCAAATACTTGAGGAGATGACGGTGGTAAATCGCAATACCAATCATAAAAACTACCTACTGCTCCTCCGATTAAAGATAAGTATCTAGCACCAGATGCATAGCTCACCATACTCATAGCTGGTATTGGACTGAAGCCAAAAATTCTATCTGGACCGTATGTTTTAATTGTATATATATTTGCAGCAGCAATAATTTCTAAAGCTTCATCAAAACTTACTCTTACAAAACCGCCTAAACCTCTTTTTTGTTTGTAGATTTTACTATTGTCTGATTCAACAATAGCTTTCCATGCTTCCACTGGATTAAGTGTCTTTCTTTTTTGTCTATAGAGTTTTAACAATTCGCTTCTTATCATTGGATATTTTATGCGGTGAGGGCTATAAAGGTAACTTGAGTAACTTGCTCCACTTGGACAACCTCTTGGCTCATACTCAGGAAGGCCATCTTGTGTTTGTGGGTAGTCATTTTGTTGTATCTCGTAGGTTATAATGCCGTTTTTTACAAATATTTGCCAACTACAAGAACCTGTGCAGTTTACACCATGTGTGCTCCTGACAATTTTGTCATAAGAAAACCTGTTTCTATAACCATTTTCCCATGTCCTATCTTCCAGCCTTTCTTCAATAAAGCCGCTTGAATTTTTTTGAGATTTTTTAAAAAAAGAATAGCGCTCTAAAAAACCCATACTGCCCCCTTTCGCATATTGTTTATCTCATAATATAAGCAATTTTTTAGTATAAACAATTGACATATGCCAAAAATTTAAAAATTTTTTAACTAAATTATACCGCAGGATTTTCTTCGTCTAATAGCCTCTTTTCTCCCTGCAATTTTTGAATTTCTTTTACATCCTGCATAACTTCCAGTGTTCCATAATAATCACCATTTTCATCGTAAACGGGAAAATATCTTATATATAAAAACCTACCTTCAAAATTAATCCAAAAATCTGCTGATTTTCTCTTTTTTGCTCTAAAATCATCAAGAATTTTTTGCACTAAGTGTAAACTTTTTGGCGGATGGCATTTTTGAACCTTTCTGCCAATATCCAATTTTGTTCTTGCAAATGTTCTACCCTCGCGCGGTAAGTTGAAATATACTACATTATCGTCTTTATCCACAAATGATACATCGCATGGCAGGTTATCTAAAACCCTAAGTAAAACTTTGATATCTAAATCATCAAAAAGCTCTAAGGTTGATTCATTCATCTTGTACCTCCTTTGGTAGCTCAAAGTAGCCAAGCTCATCGGATTCACTTTTAATATCAGCCCAGTCTTTATCGGATAACATATCAAGAGCCACATTGTATAAAATTTCCTGTTCTTTTTTTGTATGAAGCGCAAATGTCTCAAGCATATACCTGTAATTTGAAACCAAGCGGTCCACAAAATCTTCATAATCAATAGTTTCGTGATTATCAAGCAATTTTTCTATGCGGTTTCTTGCTTGCTTCATATTGTAGTGGTCCTGCCACATTATAGATGGAGGTTCTTCTACTCCATATTTTTCTATTACAGGAAACAGCGTATTTTCCTGGCGCGTGTTGTGATTGTCTTCTGCTTGTTTTTGCAGTTTTATAATCTGCTTTAGCCGTTCAATTAAGCTTTGGGCTGAAGCATAATTTTGATAGTTTTTTAAAGTATTTGCTAAATTAAAACCATTTTCCATATACATCATAATTGCATCGTGATCTTTTATAAGCCTGTAGAGAGGATGATTTTTGTCAATGCGCTTTCTTGAACTTGAGATTTGCTCTTTAAATAACTCCATATGTATATCGCAGGCTTTCATAAGATCGTCTGTTGTGTAGCCTTCATTTTTTAACTCACTTTCAACAACTGCAATAAGCACCGGATCAGCTTTTTCTATCAAATCTTTAAAGCGTTTTTTTGCTTCTTCTACATTTTCTTTATTGTAAATTTGCTTTAATATAGCCTTTAGCTTTTCTTTGAGCTCTTTTGTATTTGTATCAGCAGATTTTTTATCATTTACAAAACCGCTTTTTATACCATCTTCGATAATTTGTAAAAATTCTTCAAAACTGTAACCACCCCTTGAAGCTACATGAGCCAGATCCACTCTTGGTGCCATAAGCTGAACGATTACTTTATTTGTAAGCATTTTATAGAGCGGATTTTTAGAGTATAAGTAATCAGGTATGTTTGGGTAGGCTTCAAGGAGTTTGCTAAATTTATCTTTTGGTTTGTAATCAAGCATTGTTCACCTCTAAAAAAGGAAGGCTTTTTGCCTTCCTTTCTAAAAAATTTACTTTCCTTGCATAATAAGCTCTAAATCCTGTTGGACTTCTCCGATGGGCTTTACATCAAAGTTTTCAACAATAACCTTGGCTACATTTGGTGATAAAAATGCTGGTAGCGTTGGACCCAGCCTTATGCCTTTTACGCCCAAATACAGCAAAGCTAAGAAAACAGTTACAGCTTTTTGCTCATACCAGGCTATATCGTAAGAAATAGGAAGCTTATTAATATCGTCAAGCCCAAATGCTTCTTTTAGCTTTAGAGCAATAACAGCCAAAGAATAAGAGTCATTGCACTGTCCTGCATCCAGTACCCTTGGTATACCGTTTATGTCACCTAAATTTAGTTTGTTGTAGCGATATTTTGCACAACCTGCTGTTAAAATGACAGTATCTTTTGGCAGGCTTTCAGCCAGATTTGTGTAGTATTTTCTTGTATTGTGTCTGCCATCGCATCCTGCCATTACAACAAACCTCTTTATTGCTCCAGAGTTAACTGCTTCTATCACTTTGTCTGCCAAAGCCAGCACCTGATTGTGCGCAAAACCACCTACAATTGTTCCTGTTTCAATTTGAATTGGAGGTGGGCACTTTTTTGCCATCTCAATAATGGGTGAAAAATCTTTTGGCCTGCCATCTTTCCTATCTGGTATATGCTTTAATCCAGGATAGCCTACCACACCTGTTGTAAATACCCTGTCTTTATAGGAATCTCTTGGTGGCACAAGGCAGTTTGTAGTCATAAGGATCGGTCCGTTAAAAGATTCGAATTCTTTTGTTTGCAACCACCAGGCATTACCGTAATTGCCTACAAAATGATCGTATTTTTTAAACTTTGGATAATAATTTGCAGGAAGCATCTCGCCATGAGTATAAACATCCACTCCAGTGTTTTTTGTTTGCTCAAGCAACTCTTCCATATCCTTTAAATCATGCCCGGAAATCAGTATACCTGGTCTGTTGCGTGTACCTATGCTTACTTTTGTGATTTCTGGGTTACCGTATGTAGATGTATTGGCTTTGTCTAAAAGTTCCATTGTCTTTACAGAAAACTCACCT harbors:
- a CDS encoding PAS domain-containing protein — protein: MNESTLELFDDLDIKVLLRVLDNLPCDVSFVDKDDNVVYFNLPREGRTFARTKLDIGRKVQKCHPPKSLHLVQKILDDFRAKKRKSADFWINFEGRFLYIRYFPVYDENGDYYGTLEVMQDVKEIQKLQGEKRLLDEENPAV
- a CDS encoding nitrate reductase subunit alpha; the encoded protein is MGFLERYSFFKKSQKNSSGFIEERLEDRTWENGYRNRFSYDKIVRSTHGVNCTGSCSWQIFVKNGIITYEIQQNDYPQTQDGLPEYEPRGCPSGASYSSYLYSPHRIKYPMIRSELLKLYRQKRKTLNPVEAWKAIVESDNSKIYKQKRGLGGFVRVSFDEALEIIAAANIYTIKTYGPDRIFGFSPIPAMSMVSYASGARYLSLIGGAVGSFYDWYCDLPPSSPQVFGEQTDVPESADWYNSTYLVLWGSNVPQTRRPDAHFYTEVRYKGTKTVVISPDFSEASKFADVWVAPRPGSDAALALAMGHVIFKEFHIDNSYEYFNNYVKQYSDMPHLVILRNKGDYFVSDRFLRTSDIIDDSLEQDDWKTVVIDNKTNQTAIINGSIGFRYENNGKWNLHLKDSLANKDIDPKLSLIDIASDIVEVGFADFTSNSIIKRKVPALKINKKGNQYIVASVFDLLAAHYGIDRNLNDLNTAKTYDDDCAYTPAWQEKFTGVKKEIVIKIAREFAKNALLTKGKSMVIIGAGVNHYYYTDTIYRSVINMLTMCGCIGQSGGGWAHYVGQEKVRPLAGWSAIAFALDWYRPPRQMNSTSFYYFHTDQFRYEDVKIGDLLSPLAENTYKDYSPADFNVKAVRMGWLPATPYLDKNPIEIIKDAQSQNLDPKDYLINNLKESRIRFAFEDPDNPANFVRNMFVWRSNLLGASSKGHEYFLKHLLGTKSGVLAKEIDESKRPKEIVWRNSVEGKLDLLVTLDFRMSTTCIYSDIVLPAASWYEKEDLSTTDMHPFIHPFSKALDPLWESKNDWDIFKELAKKFSELAKDHLGVQKELVLSPLMHDTPAELGQAFEPKDWKVDNTEIIPGKNFPTISIIERDYPNVYKQYTRLGPLLEKLGNGAKGVRWDTKEEVEYLKKLNGEIDNKTKIENAKEVCEAILELAPETNAKVSHKAFDNLSLKTGSLHNNIRPPIDYSLRFVDLQIQPRRTVTSPIWSGIESKEIPYSANYQNVHEFIPWRTLTGRIQFYQDHKWMQLFGENFAVYKPLVDAKSLSNINKEDNTLTLKWSTAHQKFGIHSTYVDLLTLQTLSRGGPHIWISESDAKILGLKDNDWVEAFNKNGVVLARAVVSQRIPKGSAFMYHAQDKVINTPISERTKNRGGVHNSVIKILLNPLHMIGGYAQLSYSFNYYGTVGSNRDDFVVVRKLQKPTWSKKTTIARGQL
- a CDS encoding DUF438 domain-containing protein, whose amino-acid sequence is MLDYKPKDKFSKLLEAYPNIPDYLYSKNPLYKMLTNKVIVQLMAPRVDLAHVASRGGYSFEEFLQIIEDGIKSGFVNDKKSADTNTKELKEKLKAILKQIYNKENVEEAKKRFKDLIEKADPVLIAVVESELKNEGYTTDDLMKACDIHMELFKEQISSSRKRIDKNHPLYRLIKDHDAIMMYMENGFNLANTLKNYQNYASAQSLIERLKQIIKLQKQAEDNHNTRQENTLFPVIEKYGVEEPPSIMWQDHYNMKQARNRIEKLLDNHETIDYEDFVDRLVSNYRYMLETFALHTKKEQEILYNVALDMLSDKDWADIKSESDELGYFELPKEVQDE
- the narH gene encoding nitrate reductase subunit beta; amino-acid sequence: MKVKAQLSMVLNLDKCIGCHTCSVTCKNVWTKREGLEYAWFNNVETKPGIGYPKDWENQSKYKGGWKLENNELKLNLGSKTSILLNIFANPNLPKLKDYYEPFEFDYEYLKLSNEEYFPSLKPISAITKKEIEIEWGPNWEDDLGGEFENRSKDYNFENLQKEIYSEFENTFMMYLPRLCNHCLNPACVASCPSAAIYKRDEDGIVLIDQNKCRGWRMCVSACPYKKIYFNYKTGKSEKCILCYPRLEVGKPTVCSESCVGKIRYIGVLLYDQDKIEQIAKTQNKQDLYEAQLSVFLDPFDENVIKQARKDGIPENFIEAAQNSPVYKMVVEWKIAFGLHVEFRTLPMNFYIPPLSPIVNKTELFQSDEVFGNIEDLSLPVDYLANLLCASNRKPIVSALKKLMALRAFFRKKNVEGITDDDVLKQAGLSINQAQDMYRYLAIAKYEDRYVIPTLHSEFHQDNFKKQGTVGFLNNNFGG
- a CDS encoding nitrate/nitrite transporter, which gives rise to MNDIKGTPAQGLFGATLGFFFGFAAVALFGPTAAKFKDILNLTPQMVGLLVAMPALSGSLLRIPFSAWVDTTGGRKPFLILMLIAIIGLLGLSIVIYMVMFNNLRSGVYELLLLFGLLSGSGIATFSVGISQVSYWYPQKKQGFALGTYAGVGNLAPGIFSFLLPIALHKLGLFNSYLIWLGFLVIGTILYYATGKNAPYFQLRQKGLDEKKAIEQAKSLGQELFPSKSLVESLTLSAKNFNTWLLVILYFTTFGGFVALTAWLPTYWKSYFNLSLVYAGLLTATYSILTSAIRIAGGVIADKIGGANTAIISLALMGIGALGLFLANSIGFAILSEIILAIGMGVNNAAVFKLVPKLVSDAVGGAAGWVGGLGAFGGFVIPPIMGEFVAVYKSAGYAKGFIVFVVLAVVSIAIAYYLKLKAKA
- the narJ gene encoding nitrate reductase molybdenum cofactor assembly chaperone, giving the protein MKTLKFFSVLLLYPGEELTNQISEFRVFAVENKLDFLMPLLDYMEKIDILDQQKHYTFVFDLTPSCSLYLLEHFKDDKTKGQKLLGFIEKYSKLGLKPQQNHTPDFLPMYLEYLSFLKKEEVLEEIAPYKSILENIYKKLQEFESPYCVIFEVLSKKEVLDGLP
- the hcp gene encoding hydroxylamine reductase, with the protein product MSMFCYQCQEAMHGIGCSVEKGICGKEDHTSNLMDVLIYNLKGLSVIARQAVSNGFDPKPIGKFVSESLFMTITNVNFDDERVIEQIKQTNAQAKLLGSFLSSKGKNVSDANLYEFETKEKALEFSKSIGVLSETNEDIRSLKELIVYGLKGMAAYYDHASVLGFEDESITSFMIDTLAQLTENLSQDELISLVMKTGEFSVKTMELLDKANTSTYGNPEITKVSIGTRNRPGILISGHDLKDMEELLEQTKNTGVDVYTHGEMLPANYYPKFKKYDHFVGNYGNAWWLQTKEFESFNGPILMTTNCLVPPRDSYKDRVFTTGVVGYPGLKHIPDRKDGRPKDFSPIIEMAKKCPPPIQIETGTIVGGFAHNQVLALADKVIEAVNSGAIKRFVVMAGCDGRHNTRKYYTNLAESLPKDTVILTAGCAKYRYNKLNLGDINGIPRVLDAGQCNDSYSLAVIALKLKEAFGLDDINKLPISYDIAWYEQKAVTVFLALLYLGVKGIRLGPTLPAFLSPNVAKVIVENFDVKPIGEVQQDLELIMQGK